The following are from one region of the Carassius auratus strain Wakin chromosome 13, ASM336829v1, whole genome shotgun sequence genome:
- the LOC113112829 gene encoding gamma-aminobutyric acid receptor subunit gamma-1, producing MVLLHRRRRKETLVWLLPGLLGVCMAFGPIKAEEEDYEDVPINKTWVLSPKVYESDVTLILNKLLQGYDNKLRPDIGVRPTVIETAVYVNSIGPVDPINMEYTIDIFFAQTWYDSRLKFNSSMKLLMLNSNMVGKIWIPDTFFRNSRKSDAHWITTPNRLLRLWSNGRVMYTLRLTINAECYLKLHNFPMDEHSCPLEFSSYGYPKNEIQYRWQRRSVEVADQRYWRLYQFAFVGLRNSSDVAHTQSGEYVVMTIFFDLSRRMGYFTIQTYIPCSMIVVLSWVSFWINKDAVPARTSLGITTVLTMTTLSTISRKSLPKVSYVTAMDLFVSVCFIFTFAALMEYGTLHYFTSNRQNKKTKSGHAQKPSRVNSRPGTSLLQMNNIAPYHEDDDYAYECLDGKDCASFFCCFDDCRSGAWRENRMHVHVSKIDSYSRIFFPTAFGLFNLVYWIGYLYL from the exons ATGGTTCTGCTGCATCGCCGTCGGAGAAAAGAGACGCTGGTCTGGCTGCTACCCGGTCTGCTTGGAGTCTG CATGGCATTTGGCCCGATCAAAGCAGAGGAGGAAGATTACGAGGATGTCCCCATAAATAAAACTTGGGTTTTATCACCAAAGGTCTATGAGAGCGACGTCACCCTTATCCTAAACAAATTGCTGCAAGGTTATGACAACAAACTGAGACCAGATATCGGAG TGAGACCAACTGTGATTGAGACGGCAGTATATGTGAACAGCATTGGCCCAGTAGATCCCATCAATATG GAGTACACAATAGACATCTTCTTTGCTCAGACGTGGTACGACAGCAGACTCAAATTCAACAGCTCAATGAAACTCCTCATGCTCAACAGCAACATGGTCGGAAAAATCTGGATCCCTGACACTTTTTTCCGCAACTCTCGTAAATCTGACGCCCACTGGATCACGACACCCAATCGCCTTCTGCGGCTTTGGAGCAATGGGAGAGTGATGTATACTCTAAG GTTGACTATTAATGCGGAATGCTACCTTAAGCTGCATAACTTTCCCATGGATGAACATTCGTGCCCTCTGGAGTTTTCAAGCT ATGGGTATCCAAAGAATGAGATCCAGTATAGATGGCAGCGTCGTTCGGTTGAGGTTGCAGACCAGCGGTACTGGAGGCTTTACCAGTTTGCTTTTGTGGGTCTACGGAACAGTTCTGACGTGGCACACACTCAATCTG GGGAATATGTAGTTATGACCATTTTCTTTGACCTAAGCCGGAGAATGGGCTACTTCACCATCCAGACCTATATCCCCTGCAGTATGATAGTGGTTTTGTCCTGGGTCTCCTTCTGGATTAACAAGGATGCCGTGCCTGCCAGAACATCTTTAG GTATCACAACTGTGCTCACCATGACAACCCTAAGCACCATATCGAGGAAGTCCTTGCCGAAGGTGTCGTACGTGACAGCCATGgatctgtttgtgtctgtctgcttCATCTTTACCTTTGCTGCTCTTATGGAATACGGGACCCTGCATTATTTCACAAGCAATCGACAGAACAAGAAGACCAAATCAGGGCATGCACAG AAACCCAGCAGGGTTAACAGCAGACCTGGGACATCTCTGCTGCAGATGAACAATATTGCACCCTACCACGAGGATGACGATTATGCATATGAATGTCTGGATGGGAAAGACTGCGCCAGTTTCTTCTGCTGCTTTGATGATTGTCGCTCCGGAGCTTGGCGTGAAAACAGAATGCATGTCCATGTCTCCAAAATTGACTCCTACTCCCGAATTTTCTTCCCAACTGCCTTTGGCCTCTTCAACCTTGTCTACTGGATTGGATATCTGTATCTTTAA
- the LOC113112826 gene encoding gamma-aminobutyric acid receptor subunit alpha-2-like isoform X2 codes for MRQRWVHSHGYLIYLLLLTLWRACSEADVSGSDAFKNNITLFTRILDRLLDGYDNRLRPGLGDRVTEVKTDIYVTSFGPVSDTDMEYTVDVFFRQRWTDERLKFNGPMNILRLNNLMASKIWTPDTFFHNGKKSVAHNMTMPNKLLRIMENGTLLYTMRLTVQAECPMHLEDFPMDFHSCLLKFGSYAYTLTEVTYVWTRNATLSVEVAPDGSRLNQYDLMGQTVGKESITSSTGEYTVMTAHFHLKRKIGYFVIQTYLPCIMTVILSQVSFWLNRESVPARTVFGVTTVLTMTTLSISARNSLPKVAYATAMDWFIAVCYAFVFSALIEFATVNYFTKRSWAWDGKSIVNDKKKEISVIKKNNAYAVAVANYAPHIGKDSALPTVCKSATAEPSKAHPVAKEALKTFNSVSKIDRMSRIIFPVLFGSFNLVYWATYLNREPVIKNMVPSQ; via the exons ATGAGACAGCGATGGGTTCATTCGCATGGATATCTAATCTATCTGCTTCTGCTGACTTTATGGCGTGCATg TTCTGAGGCAGATGTATCCGGCTCAGATGCCTTTAAAAACAACATCACCCTCTTCACACGGATTTTGGACCGTCTGCTTGATGGCTACGACAACAGGCTGAGACCTGGTCTTGGAG ATCGAGTAACAGAGGTAAAGACTGATATCTATGTGACCAGTTTTGGACCAGTATCAGATACAGACATG GAATATACTGTGGATGTGTTTTTCCGTCAGCGCTGGACAGATGAGCGGCTGAAGTTTAACGGGCCAATGAACATCCTGCGTCTCAACAACCTGATGGCCAGTAAAATCTGGACTCCAGACACCTTCTTTCACAACGGCAAGAAATCTGTGGCTCACAACATGACCATGCCTAACAAACTACTGCGGATTATGGAGAACGGCACTCTACTGTACACTATGAG GTTGACAGTGCAAGCTGAATGCCCAATGCATCTTGAGGACTTTCCAATGGACTTCCATTCCTGTCTGCTTAAATTTGGCAGCT ATGCTTACACTCTGACAGAGGTGACGTATGTTTGGACTCGTAATGCCACCTTATCAGTGGAAGTAGCTCCAGATGGATCTAGACTTAACCAGTATGACTTAATGGGTCAGACTGTTGGCAAGGAATCCATCACGTCCAGTACTG GTGAATATACAGTGATGACTGCCCATTTCCATCTGAAGAGGAAGATTGGGTACTTTGTGATCCAGACATACCTTCCTTGCATAATGACCGTCATCTTGTCCCAAGTCTCTTTTTGGCTCAATCGAGAGTCTGTCCCCGCACGCACAGTTTTTG GTGTGACTACAGTGCTAACAATGACCACTCTGAGTATCAGCGCTCGAAACTCTTTACCAAAGGTGGCCTACGCCACAGCCATGGACTGGTTCATTGCTGTGTGCTACGCGTTTGTTTTCTCTGCCCTCATCGAGTTTGCCACAGTAAACTACTTCACCAAGCGCAGCTGGGCCTGGGATGGCAAGAGCATTGTCAATGATAAG AAAAAGGAAATATCCGTTATTAAAAAGAATAATGCATATGCAGTCGCTGTGGCAAACTACGCACCCCACATTGGGAAGGACTCGGCTCTGCCCACTGTCTGTAAAAGTGCCACAGCGGAGCCCAGTAAAGCTCATCCAGTGGCTAAAGAGGCACTGAAGACCTTCAACAGCGTCAGCAAGATTGACCGTATGTCCCGCATCATCTTTCCAGTGCTATTTGGCAGTTTTAACCTGGTTTATTGGGCCACATATCTCAACAGAGAGCCTGTTATTAAGAACATGGTGCCCTCTCAGTGA
- the LOC113112826 gene encoding gamma-aminobutyric acid receptor subunit alpha-2-like isoform X1, which translates to MRHFKKREVQECNFSYFLISVELCFGESKTYLKTEITSSAGNNSTMRQRWVHSHGYLIYLLLLTLWRACSEADVSGSDAFKNNITLFTRILDRLLDGYDNRLRPGLGDRVTEVKTDIYVTSFGPVSDTDMEYTVDVFFRQRWTDERLKFNGPMNILRLNNLMASKIWTPDTFFHNGKKSVAHNMTMPNKLLRIMENGTLLYTMRLTVQAECPMHLEDFPMDFHSCLLKFGSYAYTLTEVTYVWTRNATLSVEVAPDGSRLNQYDLMGQTVGKESITSSTGEYTVMTAHFHLKRKIGYFVIQTYLPCIMTVILSQVSFWLNRESVPARTVFGVTTVLTMTTLSISARNSLPKVAYATAMDWFIAVCYAFVFSALIEFATVNYFTKRSWAWDGKSIVNDKKKEISVIKKNNAYAVAVANYAPHIGKDSALPTVCKSATAEPSKAHPVAKEALKTFNSVSKIDRMSRIIFPVLFGSFNLVYWATYLNREPVIKNMVPSQ; encoded by the exons ATGAGACACTTCAAGAAGCGCGAGGTTCAGGAGTGCAACTTTTCTTATTTCTTAATCTCAGTGGAGCTGTGCTTTGGTGAATcgaag acttaCTTGAAGACTGAAATAACTTCTTCGGCAGGGAATAACTCAACAATGAGACAGCGATGGGTTCATTCGCATGGATATCTAATCTATCTGCTTCTGCTGACTTTATGGCGTGCATg TTCTGAGGCAGATGTATCCGGCTCAGATGCCTTTAAAAACAACATCACCCTCTTCACACGGATTTTGGACCGTCTGCTTGATGGCTACGACAACAGGCTGAGACCTGGTCTTGGAG ATCGAGTAACAGAGGTAAAGACTGATATCTATGTGACCAGTTTTGGACCAGTATCAGATACAGACATG GAATATACTGTGGATGTGTTTTTCCGTCAGCGCTGGACAGATGAGCGGCTGAAGTTTAACGGGCCAATGAACATCCTGCGTCTCAACAACCTGATGGCCAGTAAAATCTGGACTCCAGACACCTTCTTTCACAACGGCAAGAAATCTGTGGCTCACAACATGACCATGCCTAACAAACTACTGCGGATTATGGAGAACGGCACTCTACTGTACACTATGAG GTTGACAGTGCAAGCTGAATGCCCAATGCATCTTGAGGACTTTCCAATGGACTTCCATTCCTGTCTGCTTAAATTTGGCAGCT ATGCTTACACTCTGACAGAGGTGACGTATGTTTGGACTCGTAATGCCACCTTATCAGTGGAAGTAGCTCCAGATGGATCTAGACTTAACCAGTATGACTTAATGGGTCAGACTGTTGGCAAGGAATCCATCACGTCCAGTACTG GTGAATATACAGTGATGACTGCCCATTTCCATCTGAAGAGGAAGATTGGGTACTTTGTGATCCAGACATACCTTCCTTGCATAATGACCGTCATCTTGTCCCAAGTCTCTTTTTGGCTCAATCGAGAGTCTGTCCCCGCACGCACAGTTTTTG GTGTGACTACAGTGCTAACAATGACCACTCTGAGTATCAGCGCTCGAAACTCTTTACCAAAGGTGGCCTACGCCACAGCCATGGACTGGTTCATTGCTGTGTGCTACGCGTTTGTTTTCTCTGCCCTCATCGAGTTTGCCACAGTAAACTACTTCACCAAGCGCAGCTGGGCCTGGGATGGCAAGAGCATTGTCAATGATAAG AAAAAGGAAATATCCGTTATTAAAAAGAATAATGCATATGCAGTCGCTGTGGCAAACTACGCACCCCACATTGGGAAGGACTCGGCTCTGCCCACTGTCTGTAAAAGTGCCACAGCGGAGCCCAGTAAAGCTCATCCAGTGGCTAAAGAGGCACTGAAGACCTTCAACAGCGTCAGCAAGATTGACCGTATGTCCCGCATCATCTTTCCAGTGCTATTTGGCAGTTTTAACCTGGTTTATTGGGCCACATATCTCAACAGAGAGCCTGTTATTAAGAACATGGTGCCCTCTCAGTGA